A window from Hemibagrus wyckioides isolate EC202008001 linkage group LG17, SWU_Hwy_1.0, whole genome shotgun sequence encodes these proteins:
- the msh5 gene encoding mutS protein homolog 5, translating to MAEASNEAQGGDFAVRLDGDGDENEETSEVFLSVLVHHGQVGLSFYDSKDCTLHVMPDMVDNRDLSLLDKIIQELSPCVLITSAKQERSLFRFIRALGSNPDYRPEIVVYPNTDFGLEVSKQRLLLAHLPFLPPSITEKDRIPYLSSLIPFDSVLMVRTIGALLKCLDRRRVGVELEESTTPVPILQFLTYTLTDVVYMDKDAYSVLQIFKFDLHPSVYKLQSGHKEGLSLYGILNRCRCKFGSRLLRQWFHRPTRDLSVLRRRQEVIRFFTSPRNSELMNTLQSFLRNVKNIPVLLRKMSLSHTKVVDWQHLYKTVYSAVGIRDTVRSLPQTIQLFREISEEFTDDLHYVAMLISKVVDFEGSLAENRFTIKPNVDPAIDEKKRRMMGLSDFLTDVARAELESLDSRFSSCSVIYIPLIGFLLSVPRLPGMVEKENFEMEGLDFIFVSEDRLHYRSARTKELDNMLGDLHCDIRDMEMAVMTQLQATVLQRSSCLYKMLSLYAELDCLMSLAQASKDYGYCAPTYTERCTLNLQHARHPLLELCTSVFVANPCVCSDTEGKVKVITGPNSSGKSIYLKQVGLIVFMALIGSDVPAKEAEIGLIDGIFTRMQSRESVSLGLSTFMIDLNQMAHALNYSTGMSLVLVDEFGKGTNTVDGLSLLAACLNHWLKRTPAQCPLVFLATNFHSVLQLDLLPHSPLLSLLTLETAIDKEELIFLYQLKEGICQSSYAANIATLAGLPPTLVQRGLEVSELYRTGKTIQRVDQPSSEELISRCENMVEKFLSLDLDDPLTDLQSFLKDELLPSVGEVL from the exons ATGGCTGAGGCGAGTAATGAGGCACAAGGAGGAGATTTCGCGGTCAGActtgatggagatggagatgaaaaTGAGGAAACCTCTGAG GTGTTTCTGAGTGTACTTGTACATCATGGCCAGGTTGGGCTCAGCTTCTACGACAGTAAAGACTGTACCCTGCATGTCATGCCGGACATGGTGGATAACCGAGACCTCAGTCTACTGGACAAAA TCATACAGGAGCTCAGCCCTTGTGTCCTCATCACCAGCGCGAAGCAGGAGAGAAGTCTGTTCCGGTTTATCAGAGCACTCG GATCTAATCCAGACTACAGACCGGAAATTGTAGTGTATCCTAACACTGATTTCG GACTGGAGGTCAGTAAACAGAGGCTGCTGTTGGCACATCTCCCTtttctccctccatccatcacaGAGAAAGACCGAATCCCGTATCTCTCCTCCCTCATTCCATTTGACTCGGTGTTAATG GTGAGGACTATAGGAGCGCTCTTGAAGTGTCTGGACAGGAGGAGAGTCGGTGTTGAATTGGAAGAGAGCACTACGCCAGTTCCCATATTGCAGTTCCTCACCTACACGTT AACTGATGTGGTGTATATGGATAAAGATGCATACAG CGTTCTCCAAATCTTCAAATTTGATCTGCACCCTTCGGTGTACAAGCTGCAGTCAGGACATAAGGAGGGTCTGAGTCTTTACG GAATTCTGAATCGCTGCCGATGCAAATTTGGCTCCAGGCTTCTACG GCAGTGGTTTCACAGACCCACCAGAGACCTGAGTGTGTTGAGGAGAAGGCAGGAGGTGATTCGTTTCTTCACCTCTCCTCGTAATTCTGAGCTCATGAACACACTGCAGAGCTTCCTGCGCAACGTCAAGAACATTCCG gTTTTGCTACGCAAAATGTCTCTGTCTCATACCAAAGTGGTGGACTGGCAGCATCTCTACAAG ACTGTGTATAGCGCAGTGGGGATCAGAGATACTGTACGCTCTCTCCCTCAAACCATCCAGCTCTTTCGGGAGATCAGTGAGGAATTCACTGACGATCTGCACTACGTCGCTATGCTCATTAGCAAAGTG GTGGATTTTGAAGGAAGTCTGGCTGAGAATCGCTTCACCATTAAGCCCAACGTCGACCCCGCCATCGACGAGA agaAAAGAAGGATGATGGGCTTGTCAGATTTCCTTACGGATGTGGCGCGTGCCGAGTTAGAGAGTCTGGACTCACGTTTTTCTTCCTGCAGTGTCATCTACATCCCTCTG ATCGGATTCCTCCTTTCAGTTCCCCGACTTCCTGGTATGGTGGAAAAGGAGAACTTTGAGATGGAAGGCCTTGATTTTATT TTTGTGTCAGAGGACCGGCTTCATTACCGCAGCGCCAGAACTAAAGAGCTGGACAACATGCTGGGAGATTtacactgtgacatcagag acatgGAGATGGCAGTGATGACTCAGCTCCAGGCCACGGTCCTGCAGCGCAGCAGTTGCCTCTATAAAATGTTATCGCTGTATGCTGAACTGGACTGCCTCATGTCTCTGGCCCAGGCTTCTAAAGACTACGGCTACTGCGCACCTACATACACAGAGCGCTGTACACTGAACCTGCAACATGCCCG acATCCTCTGTTGGAGCTGTGCACATCTGTCTTCGTAGCAAATCCATGTGTTTGTTCTGACACTGAGGGAAAAGTCAAAGTTATAACCGGACCAAACTCTTCTGGCAAGAGCATTTACCTAAAACAG GTGGGTCTAATTGTGTTCATGGCTCTGATTGGCTCTGACGTACCTGCCAAAGAGGCAGAGATCGGCCTGATAGACGGCATCTTCACACGCATGCAGAGTCGCGAGTCTGTGTCTTTGGGCCTGAGCACTTTCATGATAGATTTAAACCAG ATGGCTCATGCTTTGAACTATAGCACCGGGATGTCCCTCGTGTTAGTGGACGAGTTTGGGAAAGGAACCAACACA gtgGACGGTCTGTCCCTCCTAGCTGCATGCCTGAATCACTGGTTAAAGAGAACTCCAGCTCAGTGTCCACTCGTGTTTCTAGCTACAAACTTCCACAGTGTCCTGCAGTTGGACCTCCTGCCTCACTCTCCACTGCTCTCCCTGctg ACGTTAGAGACTGCTATAGACAAGGAGGAGTTGATCTTTCTCTACCAGCTGAAGGAAGGGATTTGTCAGTCCAGCTACGCCGCTAACATTGCCACACTCGCCGGCCTTCCACCTACCCTGGTTCAGAGAGGACTGGAG